In one window of Vibrio pelagius DNA:
- a CDS encoding ISL3 family transposase, producing MPNHTFLSSFWEGFQIVKSHQTATLITLTLKPNSEAKCLCGLEDEAIHEYQWRHVKDAMLLGVPVELSVQTRRIKCRDCGIKTESLSWLEPYARITKRLKSYIEQLLPLLPIKHISQLTSVHWHTIKEIDKRRLRQVVPSIKWEDLRQLVMDEFAIFKGHRYATVIADAKTHQVIWIGLGRSRKDIRPFFEQLGEHGINIEAVAMDMNTAFDLEVQAHCPNAKIVYDLFHVVAKFGREVMDRVRVDQANKLKQDKKARQWVKRSRWVLLKNRGNLNTRQESYLTEILNINKDLMTTYILGAQLKELWYCESEGRAKELWDAWWEQVQESGIKPLKEFARKLRPYLHGVIASASYPLNTCTLEGINNKIKLIKRMGYGYRDTDYFFLKIKAAFPGKPR from the coding sequence ATGCCGAATCATACTTTCCTATCTTCATTCTGGGAAGGCTTTCAAATAGTAAAGTCTCACCAGACAGCAACACTTATTACCCTTACTCTTAAACCTAACTCTGAAGCTAAATGCCTCTGTGGTCTTGAAGACGAAGCTATCCATGAGTATCAATGGCGTCATGTAAAGGATGCCATGTTACTCGGTGTTCCAGTTGAACTTTCCGTTCAAACTCGAAGGATTAAGTGTCGCGACTGCGGCATAAAAACAGAGTCTCTATCTTGGTTAGAGCCTTATGCTCGCATAACGAAGCGCCTAAAAAGCTATATAGAACAACTATTACCTCTTCTCCCTATTAAGCATATCTCCCAGTTAACGAGCGTTCATTGGCACACAATTAAAGAGATAGATAAACGCCGGCTTAGACAAGTTGTACCGTCAATAAAATGGGAAGACCTAAGGCAACTCGTCATGGACGAGTTCGCCATCTTTAAAGGACATCGATATGCCACGGTCATCGCTGATGCTAAGACTCACCAAGTCATTTGGATAGGATTAGGTCGTAGCCGCAAAGACATACGACCGTTCTTCGAGCAATTAGGCGAGCATGGGATAAATATCGAAGCCGTCGCGATGGACATGAATACGGCTTTCGATCTTGAAGTTCAAGCACACTGTCCGAACGCAAAAATCGTTTACGACTTATTCCATGTTGTCGCTAAGTTCGGTCGCGAGGTGATGGATAGAGTTAGAGTCGACCAAGCCAACAAACTTAAGCAAGACAAAAAAGCGAGGCAATGGGTGAAGCGTTCACGCTGGGTACTGCTGAAAAATAGAGGCAACTTAAATACACGCCAAGAAAGCTATCTTACTGAAATATTGAATATCAATAAGGACTTAATGACCACTTATATACTCGGAGCTCAACTCAAAGAGCTTTGGTATTGTGAATCAGAAGGGCGCGCTAAGGAGCTCTGGGACGCGTGGTGGGAACAAGTGCAAGAGAGTGGGATTAAGCCATTAAAAGAGTTCGCACGAAAACTCAGACCATATCTTCACGGGGTTATCGCATCGGCAAGTTATCCGTTAAATACCTGCACGCTTGAAGGGATAAACAACAAGATAAAGCTAATCAAGCGAATGGGGTATGGTTATCGAGATACTGACTACTTCTTCTTGAAGATAAAAGCGGCTTTCCCCGGAAAGCCGCGATGA
- a CDS encoding IS4 family transposase, which translates to MRDIQILQQTIENQCPEIHKKRLSSLILATKTVLDGSELTLTKIGRALDTDTTVKHAIKRIDRLLGNSNLHREKESIYKWHASFITRANPFPVVLVDWSDVREQLRYMTLRASVSVKGRAVTLYEQAFEYKNYNSPNSHQHFLDKLQSLLPEGCTPIIVSDAGFRNTWFRQVTNKGWFWVGRVRGEVSIKCGEDSWQWNKTFYPQATDKPQFLGESQLAKRSPLKCFAYLYKSHPKGRKAHRHSRTCQKHSAGKVFHKGTKEPWLLVTNIPNHVLNGIKVTRLYAKRMQIEESFRDLKSPAYGLALRHNRTRCTKRIDILLLMALMAEIIMWWNGLIAMQAKWHYDFQANTIKHRRVLSIPRLGKEVRCHRRYRIQESQYQWAMVEYQRLTHTCGLGEL; encoded by the coding sequence ATGCGCGACATTCAAATTCTACAGCAAACGATTGAGAATCAATGCCCCGAAATTCACAAAAAACGACTTAGTTCTCTGATACTTGCAACCAAAACGGTTCTTGATGGCTCTGAACTAACACTCACCAAAATTGGAAGAGCTCTCGACACTGATACCACAGTGAAACATGCTATCAAACGTATCGACCGATTACTTGGTAATAGCAATCTACACCGTGAAAAAGAGTCCATATATAAATGGCATGCCTCCTTCATTACCCGTGCCAATCCTTTTCCCGTGGTTCTGGTTGATTGGTCGGATGTTCGAGAGCAACTGCGCTATATGACATTACGCGCTTCAGTGTCTGTTAAAGGTCGTGCCGTCACGCTTTATGAGCAGGCATTTGAGTACAAAAACTATAACTCACCCAATAGCCACCAACACTTTCTCGATAAGCTGCAGTCTTTACTCCCAGAAGGTTGCACACCTATCATTGTTTCCGACGCAGGCTTTAGAAATACTTGGTTTCGACAAGTCACCAACAAAGGTTGGTTCTGGGTTGGACGTGTACGTGGTGAAGTCTCGATTAAGTGTGGCGAAGACTCATGGCAATGGAATAAAACGTTTTACCCTCAAGCAACAGATAAGCCGCAGTTTTTAGGGGAAAGCCAACTGGCTAAACGCTCACCGCTTAAGTGCTTTGCTTACTTATATAAGAGTCATCCCAAAGGCAGAAAGGCCCATCGGCACAGCCGAACGTGCCAAAAACACTCGGCAGGAAAAGTGTTCCATAAAGGAACAAAAGAGCCCTGGCTTCTGGTCACTAATATCCCCAACCATGTGCTTAACGGCATTAAAGTAACCCGTTTATACGCCAAAAGAATGCAAATTGAAGAGTCATTCCGAGATCTAAAAAGCCCAGCCTACGGATTGGCGCTCCGCCATAATCGAACACGTTGCACCAAGCGCATTGATATCTTATTGCTTATGGCATTGATGGCCGAAATCATCATGTGGTGGAATGGCTTAATCGCCATGCAAGCGAAATGGCATTATGACTTTCAAGCCAACACCATCAAGCATCGTCGGGTACTCTCCATTCCAAGGCTTGGTAAGGAAGTTCGTTGTCATAGAAGATACCGAATACAAGAGTCCCAATATCAATGGGCAATGGTGGAATATCAGCGCCTAACGCATACTTGTGGGTTGGGAGAATTATGA
- the putA gene encoding bifunctional proline dehydrogenase/L-glutamate gamma-semialdehyde dehydrogenase PutA, with amino-acid sequence MFTATDVLKPEFNEQPLSELWSLISPLYMVDETQWLEQLLPLATPSESEKQQITDKTTSLIETIRADKTSIQMIDALLLEYSLDTQEGILLMCLAEALMRIPDAATADALIRDKLSVADWKSHLKNSDSVFVNASTWGLMLTGKVVGLSSNEQSPTQAVNRLVNKLSEPVIRKAMHQAMKVMGHQFVLGRSIAEAQKNGKPMRDKGFTYSYDMLGEAALTTADANKYFKDYLMAIEAVGRDTYVSPKSNVSSKSSPAPSVSIKLSALHPRYEVANEERVLTELCDTLEQLLRRAIELDVAITIDAEEADRLELSLKLFEKLYRSELVKGWGKFGLVIQAYSKRALPVLVWLNRLAKEQGDLIPLRLVKGAYWDSEIKWSQQAGYDNYPVYTRKEATDVAYLACARYLLSPSVRGNIFPQFASHNAHTVSAIAVMADHKDFEFQRLHGMGDSLYNHAMEAYQQSVRIYAPVGSHKDLLPYLVRRLLENGANSSFVHRLVDARCPVAELTQHPVDMLLAFDTLNNTKIPLPPSVFPERKNSYGVNIDIESEAHSFEEQVKGFLNKQWTAGPIINGEALAESMIKADQNVEQVTAPYDRRINVGQVAFANLDHVSEAISGADAAFAGWNATSVEVKAAALEKLADLMEENLAELVAICHQEAGKTIHDSIDEVREAVDFCRYYAKQADNLQEFELKGFDGQVRLASRQGRGVFVCISPWNFPLAIFLGQITAALVAGNTVVAKPAEQTSLIAARAVELMQQAGFPAGTIQLLPGRGAEIGSALTSHDAIAGVAFTGSTPTAQRINVSLASRTAKPVPFIAETGGQNAMIVDSTALPEQVVRDVIRSAFASAGQRCSALRVLYIQEDIADRVVALIQGAMNELSVGIPHLHKTDVGPVIDSNAKQKLMAHLENMTKTQKRVAQLTLSDACDHGDFVPPSAFEINDISCLTEEQFGPVLHIVRYKASELAQVVEQINQTGFGLTMGIHSRNETTYRWIEKHVRVGNCYINRDQVGAVVGVQPFGGQGLSGTGPKAGGPHYLYRFTDVHFSQAQA; translated from the coding sequence ATGTTTACAGCTACTGATGTGTTAAAACCAGAGTTCAACGAGCAACCGCTTAGTGAGCTATGGTCGCTTATCTCACCATTATATATGGTGGATGAAACCCAATGGCTAGAGCAGCTTCTGCCGCTAGCTACGCCTTCTGAGTCTGAAAAGCAACAAATTACGGACAAGACAACCTCGCTTATCGAAACGATTCGAGCAGACAAAACGTCGATTCAAATGATCGATGCACTGCTGCTTGAATACAGCCTAGATACGCAAGAAGGTATTTTGTTGATGTGTCTTGCTGAAGCTCTGATGCGTATCCCTGATGCTGCAACTGCGGATGCATTGATTCGTGATAAGCTCAGCGTTGCTGACTGGAAATCTCACCTGAAGAACTCTGACTCTGTGTTTGTAAATGCATCCACTTGGGGTCTAATGCTAACGGGTAAGGTTGTGGGTCTTTCATCAAATGAGCAGAGCCCAACTCAGGCGGTAAACCGTCTAGTCAACAAACTTTCTGAGCCGGTGATTCGTAAAGCGATGCATCAAGCGATGAAAGTAATGGGTCATCAGTTTGTACTGGGTCGTAGCATTGCTGAGGCACAGAAGAACGGCAAACCTATGCGTGACAAAGGCTTTACCTATTCATATGACATGCTAGGTGAAGCGGCACTGACGACTGCAGACGCAAACAAGTACTTCAAAGATTACCTAATGGCGATTGAAGCTGTAGGTCGAGACACTTATGTTTCTCCAAAATCGAACGTTTCATCAAAATCTAGCCCTGCGCCATCAGTATCTATCAAGCTTTCTGCGCTGCACCCACGTTACGAAGTTGCGAATGAAGAGCGTGTACTGACTGAGCTTTGCGACACGCTAGAGCAGTTACTGCGCCGCGCAATCGAGCTTGATGTTGCAATTACCATTGATGCAGAAGAGGCGGATCGTCTAGAGCTTTCCCTAAAACTGTTTGAGAAGCTTTACCGCAGTGAACTTGTGAAAGGCTGGGGTAAATTTGGTCTGGTTATTCAAGCGTACTCTAAGCGTGCCCTGCCGGTATTGGTATGGCTGAACCGCTTAGCAAAAGAGCAGGGTGATTTGATCCCACTGCGTTTGGTAAAAGGCGCGTACTGGGATAGCGAAATCAAATGGTCGCAACAAGCGGGCTATGATAACTACCCAGTTTACACACGCAAAGAAGCGACTGATGTTGCTTACCTAGCCTGTGCACGCTACCTATTAAGCCCAAGTGTTCGTGGCAATATCTTCCCGCAGTTTGCAAGCCACAACGCGCACACTGTGTCTGCAATTGCTGTAATGGCAGACCACAAAGATTTTGAATTCCAACGCCTGCACGGTATGGGTGATTCTCTATACAACCACGCGATGGAGGCTTACCAGCAGTCAGTGCGTATCTACGCGCCAGTGGGTAGCCACAAGGATCTACTTCCTTACCTAGTTCGTCGTCTGCTAGAAAATGGTGCGAACAGCTCGTTTGTACACCGCTTGGTGGATGCTCGCTGCCCTGTGGCAGAATTAACGCAACACCCAGTGGATATGCTTCTAGCGTTCGATACGCTGAACAATACTAAGATTCCACTGCCACCATCTGTGTTCCCAGAGCGCAAAAACTCTTACGGTGTCAACATTGATATCGAAAGTGAAGCGCACAGTTTTGAAGAGCAAGTAAAAGGCTTCTTGAATAAACAGTGGACGGCTGGCCCGATCATCAACGGTGAAGCTCTTGCCGAAAGCATGATCAAGGCTGATCAGAATGTTGAGCAAGTAACAGCACCTTACGATCGTCGTATCAATGTTGGTCAGGTGGCTTTCGCAAACCTTGATCATGTTTCCGAAGCGATCAGCGGCGCAGATGCGGCGTTCGCCGGTTGGAATGCGACTTCTGTTGAAGTTAAAGCTGCGGCTCTTGAGAAGTTGGCTGACTTGATGGAAGAGAACCTTGCTGAGCTGGTGGCAATCTGTCATCAAGAAGCGGGTAAGACAATTCACGATAGCATTGATGAAGTGCGTGAAGCGGTCGACTTCTGTCGTTACTACGCAAAGCAGGCAGACAACCTACAAGAATTTGAACTGAAAGGCTTTGATGGCCAAGTTCGTTTGGCATCTCGCCAAGGTCGTGGTGTGTTTGTATGTATCAGCCCTTGGAACTTCCCACTGGCGATCTTCCTTGGTCAAATTACAGCTGCATTAGTTGCAGGCAACACTGTCGTTGCAAAACCAGCAGAGCAAACCAGCTTAATCGCTGCTCGCGCAGTTGAGTTGATGCAACAAGCTGGCTTCCCGGCAGGCACAATTCAGCTTCTACCGGGTCGCGGTGCAGAAATCGGTAGCGCACTAACTAGCCACGATGCGATTGCAGGTGTGGCGTTTACAGGCTCTACACCAACCGCTCAGCGTATCAACGTGTCATTGGCAAGTCGTACAGCTAAACCTGTTCCATTTATCGCGGAAACAGGCGGCCAGAATGCGATGATCGTTGACAGTACGGCGCTTCCAGAGCAGGTAGTACGTGATGTTATTCGTTCAGCGTTTGCTTCTGCAGGTCAGCGTTGTTCAGCACTACGTGTGCTTTACATCCAAGAAGACATTGCTGATCGCGTTGTTGCTCTTATCCAAGGTGCGATGAACGAGTTGAGTGTCGGTATCCCACACCTGCACAAGACTGACGTTGGCCCTGTTATCGACAGCAATGCGAAACAGAAGCTAATGGCTCACCTTGAGAACATGACCAAAACGCAGAAGCGTGTTGCTCAGTTAACCCTAAGTGATGCGTGCGATCATGGTGACTTCGTGCCACCAAGTGCTTTTGAGATCAACGATATTAGCTGCCTAACTGAAGAGCAGTTTGGCCCTGTGCTGCACATTGTTCGTTACAAGGCGAGCGAATTGGCGCAGGTGGTTGAACAGATAAACCAAACAGGCTTCGGGCTGACTATGGGCATTCATAGCCGTAACGAAACCACTTACCGTTGGATTGAAAAACACGTTCGCGTGGGTAACTGCTACATCAACCGCGACCAAGTGGGTGCGGTGGTAGGTGTTCAACCATTCGGTGGTCAAGGTTTATCAGGAACAGGACCGAAAGCGGGTGGACCACACTACCTATACCGCTTTACCGATGTTCACTTTTCTCAAGCGCAGGCATAA
- a CDS encoding 1-pyrroline-5-carboxylate dehydrogenase: MVHQVTGFSDAFQAWEQWNLTDFDHKSAQILALKSEIESQSAPLAVVAGYHIEHASSLLAEEHLLVGPTGETNELYAAGRGVALVIVDDAQDSLPKLQTATAMLTAALIAGNSVIVCSDDTQFNTLIADAAKQANLPSNLVQTTSFDASQQLLSCDVRSVAYVGNPQTEQAINLQLAKRDGAIVGLVSETDLTAMHVAHDPHLSLRFITERTRTINITAVGGNATLLELGSEAH; this comes from the coding sequence ATGGTTCATCAAGTGACAGGTTTTTCCGATGCATTTCAAGCGTGGGAACAGTGGAACCTAACCGATTTTGATCACAAGAGTGCTCAAATTCTGGCATTAAAATCTGAGATCGAGAGTCAATCAGCGCCACTTGCGGTGGTTGCGGGTTATCACATCGAGCACGCTTCTTCTCTGTTAGCAGAAGAGCATTTGCTCGTTGGGCCTACGGGCGAAACTAATGAGTTATACGCTGCGGGTCGTGGTGTGGCTTTGGTTATCGTCGATGATGCTCAAGATTCACTACCAAAACTGCAAACTGCAACGGCAATGCTGACGGCTGCGCTGATTGCGGGTAACAGCGTGATTGTGTGTAGTGACGACACTCAGTTCAATACTCTGATTGCGGATGCGGCAAAACAAGCAAATCTGCCATCAAACCTTGTTCAAACGACATCATTCGATGCGTCTCAACAGCTGCTTTCTTGTGATGTTCGAAGTGTGGCGTATGTGGGCAATCCACAAACTGAACAAGCGATTAATTTACAACTTGCTAAGCGAGACGGCGCAATCGTCGGTTTAGTGTCTGAAACGGATCTAACAGCAATGCATGTTGCTCACGATCCACACCTATCGTTGCGCTTTATTACAGAGCGTACACGAACCATAAATATAACAGCCGTGGGTGGTAATGCGACCTTGCTCGAGCTTGGGAGTGAAGCCCACTAA
- the putP gene encoding sodium/proline symporter PutP, with protein sequence MENSFAITSTFIAYLIMMLAIGVIAYKRTSNSTDYFLGGRALGPWPAALSAGASDMSGWLLLGLPGYAYAAGFEAFWLAGGLLVGTWANWLISAKRLRTYSITTDALTLPEFLSRRFNDTSKLIQTISAFFILLFFLFYTSSGLVAGGKLFETVFGLDYTTAVIIGTVCVVSYTLFGGFLAVSWTDLVQGLLMSAALLIVPIAAMNGGLGQLSSDLHNINPELLTLWNDAKGEPLSAIAIISLAAWGLGYFGQPHILARFKATRTNKDLGTARRIAVVWTALSMAGAMLVGLVGLVYVTNSGAPKLDDGEKIFMLLVNAMFHPVIAGILLAAILAAIMSTADSQLLVSSSAMAEDLYKQILKKDATSEDIVRVGRFAVVIISLIALFLAMTPDSSVLGLVSYAWAGFGAAFGPAIVLSLYWSRMNRNGALAGIVVGGVTIVMWKQLTGGWFDVYEIVPGIIFSAISIVVVSLITGEPEESVKKQHEKFEKQLVELD encoded by the coding sequence ATAGAAAACAGTTTTGCAATAACGTCAACGTTCATTGCGTATCTAATTATGATGCTAGCAATCGGGGTTATTGCTTACAAACGTACATCTAACTCAACTGACTACTTTCTTGGTGGTCGTGCACTAGGCCCTTGGCCTGCAGCACTTTCTGCTGGTGCGTCGGATATGAGTGGTTGGCTACTATTAGGTTTGCCTGGCTACGCGTATGCAGCAGGTTTCGAAGCTTTCTGGTTGGCTGGTGGCCTACTAGTGGGTACTTGGGCTAACTGGTTAATCAGTGCTAAGCGTCTACGTACTTACAGCATTACAACAGATGCATTGACTCTGCCTGAGTTCCTATCTCGTCGTTTCAATGATACGTCTAAGCTGATCCAAACAATTTCTGCTTTCTTCATTCTTCTTTTCTTCCTTTTCTACACGAGCTCAGGCTTGGTAGCGGGCGGTAAGCTGTTTGAAACCGTATTTGGTTTAGACTACACAACTGCGGTGATCATCGGCACTGTATGTGTAGTATCTTACACGCTATTTGGGGGCTTCCTTGCGGTATCTTGGACTGACCTTGTTCAGGGCCTATTGATGTCTGCAGCGCTACTTATCGTGCCTATCGCAGCGATGAACGGTGGTCTTGGTCAACTGTCTAGCGACCTGCACAACATCAACCCAGAGCTGCTAACGCTATGGAATGATGCGAAAGGCGAGCCTCTTTCAGCGATTGCAATCATCTCTCTTGCTGCATGGGGCCTAGGTTACTTCGGTCAGCCACACATCCTAGCGCGTTTCAAAGCAACACGTACTAACAAAGACTTAGGTACAGCGCGTCGTATCGCAGTGGTATGGACTGCACTGTCTATGGCTGGTGCGATGTTAGTGGGTCTAGTTGGTCTAGTGTACGTCACCAACTCTGGCGCACCTAAATTGGATGATGGCGAGAAGATCTTCATGCTTCTTGTGAACGCAATGTTCCACCCTGTTATCGCAGGTATTCTACTAGCAGCTATCCTAGCGGCAATCATGAGTACTGCGGATTCACAGCTTCTTGTATCTTCGTCTGCAATGGCAGAAGATTTGTACAAGCAAATACTGAAGAAAGACGCGACATCTGAAGATATCGTACGTGTCGGTCGTTTTGCGGTTGTGATTATCTCACTTATCGCACTGTTCCTAGCGATGACACCAGACAGCTCTGTTCTTGGTCTTGTATCTTACGCATGGGCAGGCTTCGGTGCTGCATTTGGTCCAGCTATCGTACTTAGCCTGTACTGGTCTCGTATGAACCGTAACGGCGCTCTAGCGGGTATCGTTGTGGGTGGTGTGACTATCGTAATGTGGAAACAGCTAACAGGTGGTTGGTTCGACGTGTACGAAATCGTACCGGGCATCATCTTCTCAGCTATCTCTATCGTAGTTGTGAGCCTAATTACTGGTGAGCCAGAAGAGTCAGTTAAGAAGCAACACGAGAAGTTTGAAAAGCAATTAGTTGAACTAGACTAA
- a CDS encoding Lrp/AsnC family transcriptional regulator: protein MPQHQLDRIDKEILRILHMKGRLPVVELAKQVNLTTSPCSDRLKRLEKEGYITGYHAELCSEKLGLDVQVFIHIRLDQTSFSIFDKFAQAVEMMPEIEECYSLSGDFDTMIKVRVKDMKAYQSFMSTKLGTLPGVIQTRSEVVIEEHKKGFGVNPELLSTLS from the coding sequence ATGCCTCAACACCAATTGGATCGTATTGACAAAGAGATACTACGAATCTTGCACATGAAGGGCCGACTGCCAGTTGTTGAACTGGCTAAGCAGGTAAACCTCACCACTTCTCCATGTTCGGATCGTTTAAAGCGTCTCGAGAAAGAGGGCTACATTACTGGTTATCATGCCGAGTTATGTTCAGAGAAACTTGGACTTGATGTGCAGGTGTTCATTCATATCCGTTTGGACCAAACCAGCTTTTCGATTTTCGATAAGTTTGCACAGGCCGTAGAGATGATGCCAGAAATTGAAGAGTGCTATTCGCTCTCTGGGGATTTCGACACCATGATCAAAGTACGAGTTAAAGATATGAAGGCGTATCAGTCGTTTATGTCGACGAAGCTTGGTACGCTACCGGGCGTCATACAGACGAGAAGTGAAGTGGTTATCGAAGAGCATAAAAAGGGCTTTGGCGTGAACCCTGAGTTACTCTCTACCTTGAGCTAG
- a CDS encoding DUF445 domain-containing protein yields the protein MNKSVITNAVALALLAAGYFTASQYLLYAGLFAFSGAITNWLAIHMLFEKVPGLYGSGVIPARFEQFKAAIKQLMMEQFFTESNIDRFLSSEMASGQSLNLEPVIKKIDLNPAFDSLVEVIANSQFGGMLAMLGGTEALQPLKEPFVEKMQASIIEIGQSDTVKNALKEQFESPAMMDEIKENIEAIIDQRLSELTPKLVKEMVQKMIKEHLGWLVVWGGVFGGVIGVISAAITL from the coding sequence ATGAACAAGAGTGTTATCACTAACGCGGTGGCTTTAGCTCTGCTGGCTGCGGGTTACTTCACCGCTAGCCAATACTTACTTTACGCTGGCCTATTCGCATTTTCTGGCGCGATTACCAACTGGCTTGCTATTCACATGCTGTTTGAAAAAGTACCGGGACTGTATGGCTCTGGTGTGATTCCAGCTCGTTTTGAACAGTTTAAAGCGGCAATCAAGCAGCTGATGATGGAACAGTTCTTTACCGAAAGTAACATCGACCGCTTCTTAAGCAGTGAAATGGCTAGCGGCCAATCACTGAACTTAGAACCAGTGATCAAGAAGATTGATCTTAACCCTGCGTTCGATTCCTTAGTCGAAGTGATCGCCAACTCTCAATTTGGTGGAATGCTCGCCATGCTTGGCGGCACAGAAGCACTTCAACCGCTGAAAGAACCGTTTGTCGAGAAGATGCAGGCTTCCATCATTGAGATTGGCCAAAGTGACACTGTGAAAAATGCCCTCAAAGAGCAGTTTGAGTCTCCGGCAATGATGGACGAAATCAAAGAGAACATCGAGGCGATCATCGATCAGCGCTTGAGCGAACTGACACCTAAACTAGTAAAAGAGATGGTGCAGAAAATGATCAAAGAGCACCTTGGCTGGCTTGTCGTATGGGGTGGTGTTTTTGGTGGCGTCATCGGCGTTATCTCGGCAGCGATTACTCTCTAA
- the dmeF gene encoding CDF family Co(II)/Ni(II) efflux transporter DmeF, with the protein MNPQVKHSHHFSARNQAGERRTFYVLLLTVVTMVVEIGAGTVYGSMALLADGWHMGTHAAAFCITLFAYRYAKKHENSDRFSFGTGKVSVLGGYTSAIALGIVALLMFTESVHRLLNPQSIQFNEAIVVACIGLAVNVASMFLLGDHHHDHHNHHDHDHSHHHHDHNLRAAYMHVLADALTSLLAIVALLFGKFYGWNWLDAVMGMVGAAVILKWTMNLLKQTSPILLDESIDLNYRRQIIEELAPDAEVIDLHIWRISGHHYSAAIALQSDGDLSVNDFRQRLAKFDKINHLTLELN; encoded by the coding sequence ATGAATCCTCAAGTTAAGCATTCACACCACTTTTCTGCGCGTAACCAAGCGGGTGAAAGAAGGACTTTTTATGTCTTGTTATTAACCGTAGTCACTATGGTGGTGGAGATTGGGGCAGGGACAGTATATGGCTCCATGGCTCTGTTGGCCGATGGTTGGCATATGGGGACTCACGCTGCCGCATTTTGTATCACGCTGTTTGCGTATCGCTATGCGAAGAAGCATGAAAACAGTGACCGATTTTCATTTGGTACGGGGAAAGTGAGCGTATTAGGTGGTTATACTAGTGCCATTGCGTTGGGTATTGTTGCCTTGTTGATGTTTACCGAATCGGTGCACCGCCTGCTGAACCCTCAGTCTATTCAGTTCAATGAAGCGATAGTCGTGGCTTGCATTGGTTTGGCTGTGAATGTGGCGAGCATGTTCCTATTGGGCGATCATCATCACGACCATCACAACCATCACGACCATGACCACAGCCACCATCATCATGATCACAACCTCAGAGCTGCTTATATGCATGTGTTGGCCGATGCGCTCACCTCTTTGTTGGCGATCGTCGCGTTGTTATTTGGCAAATTCTACGGCTGGAATTGGTTAGATGCAGTTATGGGTATGGTCGGTGCTGCCGTCATCTTAAAGTGGACAATGAACCTACTTAAACAGACGAGTCCGATCCTGCTTGATGAGAGCATTGACTTAAACTATCGCCGGCAGATTATTGAGGAGCTTGCCCCAGATGCTGAGGTGATCGATCTGCACATATGGAGAATCAGTGGTCATCACTATTCGGCAGCGATTGCGCTGCAATCTGATGGTGATTTGAGTGTGAATGACTTTAGGCAACGACTGGCGAAGTTTGATAAGATTAATCATCTTACTCTTGAATTAAATTAG
- a CDS encoding MarR family winged helix-turn-helix transcriptional regulator — translation MQNLEHLSQLITEFYDKMSSWEQSVVKETGYSLAQVHTIEVLGVHGALRMKELSEKLGITTGTLTVQIEKLVKAELVKRCEHPTDRRAIVVDLTPAGQAIHNQHNQLHLDLVNDLTSGISSKETQILTACLEKMNRKF, via the coding sequence ATGCAAAACCTTGAACACCTAAGCCAGCTTATTACCGAATTTTACGACAAGATGTCTTCTTGGGAGCAATCGGTTGTGAAAGAGACGGGCTATTCATTAGCTCAGGTACACACTATCGAAGTACTGGGTGTTCATGGTGCTCTGCGTATGAAAGAGCTCTCTGAAAAACTTGGAATCACGACAGGAACGCTGACGGTTCAGATTGAAAAGTTGGTCAAAGCGGAGTTAGTGAAGCGCTGTGAGCACCCCACAGACAGGCGCGCTATCGTGGTTGACTTAACGCCAGCAGGGCAAGCGATTCATAATCAGCATAACCAGCTGCACCTCGACCTTGTGAATGACTTAACCAGTGGCATCTCTTCCAAAGAGACTCAGATTCTGACGGCATGCTTAGAGAAAATGAATCGCAAGTTTTAG